From Streptomyces yatensis, one genomic window encodes:
- a CDS encoding GntR family transcriptional regulator produces the protein MPKEARPGTGEQAKQHAMEQLRQAILRGEMAPAQRLVENELAEQFDVTRASIRAALIDLASEGLVERIRNRGSRVRVVSVEEAVAITECRMVLEGLCAAKAAVEASEEQLTELADLGTAMSKAVADGEPLTYSELNHQLHARIREFSGQQVAVELLERLNAQLVRHRFQLALRPGRAQRSLGEHLAVIEAIRARDPQAAEAAVRAHLASVIDALSEAPASTP, from the coding sequence ATGCCGAAGGAAGCTCGTCCAGGCACCGGAGAGCAGGCCAAGCAGCATGCGATGGAGCAGCTGCGGCAGGCGATTTTGCGCGGAGAGATGGCACCGGCCCAGCGGCTGGTGGAGAACGAGCTCGCCGAGCAATTCGATGTGACACGGGCGAGCATCCGCGCGGCGCTGATCGATCTGGCCTCCGAGGGACTGGTCGAGCGGATCCGCAACCGTGGCTCACGGGTGCGGGTGGTGAGCGTGGAGGAGGCCGTGGCCATCACCGAATGCCGCATGGTCCTGGAAGGGCTGTGCGCCGCCAAGGCGGCCGTCGAGGCCAGTGAGGAACAGCTGACCGAGCTGGCCGACCTGGGCACGGCGATGTCCAAGGCGGTCGCCGACGGCGAACCGCTGACCTACTCCGAACTCAACCACCAACTGCACGCCCGCATCCGGGAGTTCTCCGGTCAGCAGGTGGCGGTGGAGCTGCTGGAGCGGCTCAACGCACAGCTGGTGCGCCATCGGTTCCAGCTCGCGCTGCGGCCGGGGCGTGCCCAGCGGTCCCTGGGTGAACACCTGGCCGTGATCGAAGCGATCAGGGCCAGGGACCCACAGGCGGCCGAGGCGGCCGTCCGTGCCCACCTCGCCAGTGTGATCGACGCCTTGAGCGAAGCACCGGCGTCGACGCCGTGA
- a CDS encoding 4-carboxy-4-hydroxy-2-oxoadipate aldolase/oxaloacetate decarboxylase gives MTHGNAGDAPAAARPAGVIVTDPPRAGTEHVDALRGYGVATVHEAMGRTGCLGPGLRPVQQDVRIAGTAVTALCWPGDNLMIHAAVEQCAEGDILVVATTSPSTDGMFGELFATALHHRGVRGLVIDAGVRDTAELRAMGFPVWSAAVCAQGTVKATAGSVNVPVVVGGQCIRPGDVILADDDGVMCVPRESAATAVEAAKARTAKEEATRAAFAEGQLGLDRYGLRDTLDRLGVRYQPYAEHAGHAHGGAAS, from the coding sequence ATGACGCACGGTAACGCGGGCGACGCGCCCGCTGCCGCACGGCCGGCCGGTGTGATCGTCACCGATCCGCCACGTGCCGGGACCGAGCACGTGGACGCCCTGCGGGGATACGGCGTGGCCACGGTGCACGAGGCCATGGGCCGCACCGGATGCCTCGGCCCCGGGCTGCGCCCCGTCCAGCAGGACGTGCGCATCGCGGGCACCGCGGTCACGGCGCTGTGCTGGCCCGGCGACAACCTGATGATCCACGCCGCGGTCGAACAGTGCGCCGAGGGTGACATCCTCGTCGTCGCCACCACCTCGCCGTCCACGGACGGCATGTTCGGCGAGCTCTTCGCCACCGCGCTCCACCACCGCGGCGTCCGCGGTCTGGTCATCGACGCCGGGGTGCGCGACACCGCCGAACTGCGCGCGATGGGCTTCCCCGTGTGGTCGGCCGCCGTGTGTGCGCAGGGCACCGTCAAGGCCACGGCCGGATCCGTCAATGTGCCCGTGGTGGTGGGCGGGCAGTGCATACGCCCCGGCGATGTGATCCTCGCCGACGACGACGGGGTGATGTGCGTACCGCGTGAGTCGGCCGCCACGGCCGTCGAGGCGGCGAAGGCCCGCACCGCGAAGGAGGAGGCCACCCGGGCCGCCTTCGCCGAGGGCCAACTGGGCCTGGACCGCTACGGGTTGCGGGATACCCTCGACCGCCTCGGGGTGCGGTACCAGCCGTACGCCGAGCATGCCGGACACGCCCACGGCGGGGCCGCCTCATGA
- a CDS encoding triphosphoribosyl-dephospho-CoA synthase, which produces MTRSTDEALARAAVLALIAQAELTPKPGLADTRDLRARATGTDLLALRWSAKALAPGFAAMAAAARRPGEPSRALREELGAIGRCAEWTMARAGGGAATGPLHHGALWVMGLLVAAAALRPGAGPGEVTATAKRIADHPDRGAPRRPSPGSQVSVTYGAPGVRGEARAAFPHVRRALDALSRARTAGATESQARLDALLTVMSTLQDTGPLYRAGPPGLRRVKEGAHTVLEAGGAATPEGAAALAALDADLRELGIAPRGSAVLLAGALFLDGLAVEGLPVHGLPAPAGHGLARAAPPLG; this is translated from the coding sequence ATGACGCGCTCCACGGACGAGGCACTGGCACGGGCCGCCGTGCTCGCCCTGATCGCCCAGGCGGAGCTGACGCCCAAACCGGGCCTCGCCGACACCCGCGATCTGCGGGCCCGCGCCACCGGTACGGATCTGCTCGCACTGCGCTGGTCGGCCAAGGCGCTGGCGCCCGGATTCGCGGCCATGGCCGCCGCCGCCCGCCGTCCCGGGGAGCCGTCCCGGGCGCTGCGCGAGGAGCTGGGTGCCATCGGCCGCTGCGCCGAGTGGACGATGGCGCGGGCCGGTGGCGGCGCGGCCACCGGACCCCTTCACCATGGCGCACTGTGGGTGATGGGCCTGCTGGTGGCGGCCGCCGCGCTGCGGCCCGGCGCCGGGCCCGGGGAGGTGACCGCCACCGCCAAGCGGATCGCGGACCACCCCGACCGCGGCGCACCGCGCCGGCCCTCACCGGGCTCGCAGGTCTCGGTCACCTACGGGGCGCCGGGGGTGCGCGGTGAGGCACGGGCCGCGTTTCCCCATGTGCGCCGCGCCCTGGACGCCCTGTCCCGGGCGCGCACGGCGGGGGCCACCGAGAGCCAGGCGCGCCTGGACGCGCTGCTCACCGTGATGAGCACCCTCCAGGACACCGGCCCGCTGTACCGGGCGGGCCCGCCAGGCCTGCGACGGGTCAAGGAGGGGGCGCATACCGTGCTCGAGGCGGGTGGCGCCGCCACGCCCGAGGGAGCCGCCGCCCTGGCCGCGCTGGACGCGGACCTGCGTGAGCTGGGCATCGCACCGCGCGGAAGCGCCGTACTGCTCGCGGGGGCCCTGTTCCTGGACGGTCTCGCGGTGGAGGGTCTCCCGGTGCACGGTCTCCCGGCACCGGCGGGTCATGGCCTCGCCCGTGCGGCGCCGCCCCTCGGCTGA
- a CDS encoding TetR/AcrR family transcriptional regulator, with translation MARATQTAGTSGTDRPAPRHHGNRHGRSEQARLAVLNAADDLLAEKGFAGVTMEGIAGRAGVAKQTIYRWWSTKTDVLMDAFLQDVAEDLPVRDRGALALDLRSYLSDLAGFLSASDAGAVFKALVAQAQHDPAFARDFRSRYLDDQRRRDRLPLERAMERGELPPGLDLTAETDQLTGPLYYRVLVTDEPVGQDFTDRLVDAFLHRHGLTTPAND, from the coding sequence ATGGCACGCGCGACACAGACCGCCGGGACGAGCGGCACCGACCGACCGGCACCGCGCCACCACGGCAACCGGCACGGGCGCAGTGAGCAGGCCCGGCTGGCGGTGCTGAACGCGGCGGACGATCTGCTGGCCGAGAAGGGGTTCGCGGGCGTCACCATGGAGGGCATCGCCGGCCGGGCCGGGGTCGCCAAGCAGACGATCTACCGCTGGTGGAGCACCAAGACCGACGTCCTGATGGACGCCTTCCTCCAGGACGTGGCCGAGGACCTGCCCGTGCGCGACCGCGGTGCTCTCGCCCTTGACCTGCGCAGCTATCTGTCCGATCTGGCCGGGTTCCTCAGCGCGTCCGACGCCGGCGCGGTCTTCAAGGCCCTGGTGGCCCAGGCGCAGCACGATCCGGCGTTCGCCCGGGACTTCCGGTCCCGGTACCTCGACGACCAGCGCCGCCGCGACCGCCTCCCGCTGGAACGGGCCATGGAGCGCGGGGAGTTGCCACCCGGCCTGGACCTGACCGCCGAGACCGACCAGCTCACCGGCCCCCTCTACTACCGCGTACTGGTGACCGACGAACCCGTGGGCCAGGACTTCACCGACCGTCTCGTGGACGCCTTCCTCCACCGCCACGGCCTGACGACGCCGGCGAACGACTGA
- a CDS encoding MFS transporter, with translation MSSLPTPAARSRGTALAALVVALCWTVVLFDGLDLFVYGAVLPGMLDDPDLGLSPGRAGDLGSYATFGMLVGALSAGTVTDWIGRKKVIIGCTTVFSLASAVCAMAPTLGVFGVARFVAGLGLGGLLPTTITLVAEYAPRGRGNLMIGLLMTAHQAGGILAALLGLWLVEPFGWRSAFWVGLAPLVIAVPLVAMFLPESLGFLLARGRTDEAHRLADRYRVELPATAPAPTTRPDRRHALTALFRDGQWRTTVLFWCASFGGLLLVYGVSTWLPTMMRGQGYELGSALAFLIVINLGGIVGMLVAGRIADRFGAARVAAVWFGCTAIGIYLLGVHMPLALTYLVVFLTGLWLFSAQTMVYATVAGRSTAENRATAVGWTSGMGRFGAVFGPWLGGRLVAHEAQDWGFTVFAATALFATVMIGLTGLRTVRRTPRGGTARPVSTTG, from the coding sequence ATGTCCTCCCTGCCCACCCCCGCCGCCCGTTCGCGCGGCACGGCACTCGCCGCCCTCGTGGTCGCGCTGTGCTGGACAGTCGTTCTCTTCGACGGCCTCGATCTGTTCGTCTACGGTGCCGTGCTGCCCGGCATGCTCGACGACCCCGACCTCGGGCTGAGTCCCGGCCGGGCCGGTGACCTCGGCAGCTACGCCACGTTCGGCATGCTGGTGGGCGCCCTGTCGGCGGGCACCGTCACCGACTGGATCGGCCGCAAGAAGGTGATCATCGGCTGTACCACGGTGTTCTCCCTGGCCTCCGCCGTGTGTGCGATGGCCCCCACCCTCGGTGTCTTCGGCGTCGCCCGGTTCGTCGCCGGGCTGGGACTCGGCGGTCTGCTGCCCACCACCATCACCCTGGTCGCCGAATACGCCCCGCGCGGCCGTGGCAACCTCATGATCGGGCTGTTGATGACCGCCCATCAGGCGGGCGGCATCCTGGCGGCGCTGCTGGGCCTGTGGCTGGTGGAGCCGTTCGGCTGGCGTTCCGCCTTCTGGGTCGGGCTGGCCCCGCTGGTCATCGCCGTACCGCTGGTGGCGATGTTCCTCCCCGAATCCCTCGGCTTCCTCCTCGCCCGCGGCCGCACCGACGAGGCCCACCGGCTCGCCGACCGCTACCGGGTCGAGCTGCCCGCCACCGCACCGGCCCCCACCACCCGTCCCGACCGCCGCCACGCCCTCACCGCGTTGTTCCGCGACGGCCAGTGGAGGACGACCGTGCTGTTCTGGTGCGCCTCCTTCGGCGGGTTGCTCCTCGTCTACGGCGTCAGCACCTGGCTGCCGACCATGATGCGAGGCCAGGGGTATGAACTCGGCTCCGCCCTGGCCTTCCTCATCGTCATCAACCTCGGTGGCATCGTCGGCATGCTGGTGGCCGGACGCATTGCCGACCGCTTCGGCGCCGCCCGTGTCGCGGCCGTCTGGTTCGGCTGCACCGCCATCGGCATCTATCTGCTGGGCGTCCATATGCCGCTGGCGCTCACCTACCTCGTGGTCTTCCTCACCGGTCTGTGGCTCTTCAGCGCCCAGACCATGGTCTACGCGACCGTCGCGGGACGCTCCACCGCCGAGAACCGCGCCACCGCCGTCGGCTGGACCTCCGGTATGGGCCGCTTCGGCGCGGTCTTCGGGCCCTGGCTCGGCGGCCGGCTCGTCGCCCACGAGGCGCAGGACTGGGGCTTCACCGTGTTCGCCGCCACCGCACTGTTCGCCACCGTCATGATCGGTCTCACCGGCCTGCGTACCGTGCGGCGCACCCCGCGGGGCGGCACCGCGCGGCCCGTGTCCACCACGGGCTGA
- a CDS encoding catechol 2,3-dioxygenase, with protein MTPPLGDIAHLGHVELLTPDPDRSLWFFTTILGLTENGRSGDSVHLRTWDDYEHHSLTLTAHPTSGIRRTALRAAGAEALHRRVQETEAAGLPGRWVEDEPGIGPLYVTSDPDGHELALYYETEWYEAPPELKPGLKNQPQAKPAHGVGVRRLDHVNFLASDVAPNAAFTRDVLGARPTEQIVLDSGRPAAQWLTFTNKSYDIVYTEDWSGSRGRLHHIAFATDTREDILRAADLCLDNGVHIETGPHKHAIQQTFFLYVYEPGGNRIELCNPLTRLVLAPDWPLITWTQAERAKGQAWGLKTIESFHTHGTPPVD; from the coding sequence ATGACCCCGCCGCTCGGGGACATCGCCCACCTCGGGCATGTCGAGCTGCTCACCCCCGACCCCGACCGCAGCCTGTGGTTCTTCACCACCATCCTCGGCCTGACCGAGAACGGCCGCTCCGGCGACTCGGTCCACCTGCGGACCTGGGACGACTACGAACACCACAGCCTGACCCTCACCGCCCACCCGACCTCGGGCATCCGCCGCACCGCCCTGCGCGCGGCCGGTGCGGAAGCCCTCCACCGCCGGGTGCAGGAGACCGAGGCCGCCGGCCTCCCCGGGCGCTGGGTCGAGGACGAACCCGGTATCGGCCCGCTCTATGTCACCAGCGACCCCGACGGCCATGAACTCGCCCTGTACTACGAGACCGAGTGGTACGAGGCGCCGCCCGAGCTCAAGCCGGGGCTGAAGAACCAGCCCCAGGCCAAACCCGCCCACGGCGTGGGGGTGCGCCGCCTGGACCACGTCAACTTCCTCGCCTCCGACGTCGCGCCCAACGCCGCCTTCACCCGCGATGTGCTCGGCGCCCGCCCCACCGAGCAGATCGTCCTCGACAGTGGACGGCCGGCCGCCCAGTGGCTGACGTTCACCAACAAGTCCTACGACATCGTCTACACCGAGGACTGGTCGGGCTCGCGGGGCCGGCTGCACCACATCGCGTTCGCCACCGACACCCGCGAGGACATCCTGCGCGCCGCCGATCTGTGCCTGGACAACGGCGTTCACATCGAGACCGGCCCCCACAAGCACGCCATCCAGCAGACGTTCTTCCTCTACGTCTACGAGCCGGGCGGCAACCGCATCGAGCTGTGCAACCCGCTCACCCGCCTCGTCCTGGCCCCTGACTGGCCGCTGATCACCTGGACCCAGGCCGAGCGCGCCAAGGGCCAGGCGTGGGGTCTGAAGACCATCGAGTCCTTCCACACCCACGGCACCCCGCCGGTCGACTGA
- a CDS encoding 4-oxalomesaconate tautomerase: MSGPQEVRCMLMRGGTSKGAYFLAEDLPSDPGARNDLLLRIMGSPDPRQIDGLGGAHPLTSKVAVVSASRDPDTDVDYLFLQIGVDRAEVSDRQNCGNLLAGVGPFAVERGLVAARDGRTPVRIRMLNSGDHATVTVPTPDRRVDYTGSAEISGVPGSAAPLVIGFQQGGGPLLPTGHARDVIDGTPVTCVDNGMPTVLIAASALNVTGYEDPGELEADTALGARLQEIRLAAGRLMGLGDVSATTVPKLSLLAPPAHGGTVMTRTFIPVRCHTAIGVLGAASVAAGLCVEGNVGEDVARTPATGERLRIEHPTGFLDIDTAVDNGATPVARGTAVVRTARKIFDGTVFPRPA; this comes from the coding sequence ATGAGCGGGCCGCAGGAGGTGCGCTGCATGCTGATGCGCGGCGGCACCTCCAAGGGCGCCTATTTCCTCGCGGAGGACCTGCCGTCCGACCCCGGCGCCCGGAACGATCTGCTGCTGCGGATCATGGGCAGCCCCGATCCACGGCAGATCGACGGCCTCGGCGGAGCCCATCCCCTCACCAGCAAGGTGGCCGTCGTCTCCGCCTCCCGGGATCCGGACACCGATGTCGACTACCTGTTTCTGCAGATCGGTGTGGACCGGGCCGAGGTCTCCGACCGGCAGAACTGCGGCAACCTCCTGGCCGGAGTCGGCCCCTTCGCCGTGGAACGTGGCCTGGTCGCCGCCCGGGACGGGCGGACACCGGTGCGGATCAGGATGCTCAACAGCGGTGACCACGCCACCGTGACCGTTCCCACCCCGGACCGGCGCGTCGACTACACCGGCTCGGCCGAGATCTCGGGCGTACCGGGATCCGCCGCCCCGCTGGTGATCGGCTTCCAGCAGGGCGGCGGCCCCCTGCTGCCCACCGGCCACGCCCGTGACGTCATCGACGGCACCCCGGTGACCTGCGTGGACAACGGCATGCCGACCGTACTGATCGCCGCGTCCGCCCTGAACGTCACCGGCTATGAGGATCCCGGGGAGCTGGAGGCGGACACCGCGCTCGGCGCCCGGCTCCAGGAGATCCGGTTGGCGGCGGGCCGGTTGATGGGCCTGGGCGATGTCAGTGCCACGACCGTGCCCAAGCTCAGCCTGCTGGCCCCGCCCGCCCACGGTGGCACCGTGATGACCCGCACCTTCATCCCGGTCCGCTGCCACACGGCGATCGGCGTCCTGGGAGCGGCCAGTGTCGCCGCCGGGTTGTGCGTCGAGGGAAACGTCGGCGAGGACGTGGCCCGGACCCCGGCGACGGGGGAGCGGCTGCGCATCGAACACCCCACCGGCTTCCTGGACATCGACACGGCCGTGGACAACGGAGCGACTCCCGTGGCACGGGGTACGGCAGTCGTGCGCACCGCGCGGAAGATCTTCGACGGCACGGTCTTTCCCCGGCCCGCCTGA